Below is a window of Pyrobaculum aerophilum str. IM2 DNA.
CCCAACAACCCCACGGGGAGGCTTAGGAAGAGGGAGGAAGTGTTGGACTTGGCTGGGCAATTAGAGAGGAGGGGCGCGGTGCTTGTCGTAGACGAGTCGTTTATAGACTTCACCTCCGAGCCCTCCGCCGCGCCGGATGTCTTGGTGGTTAAGTCGTACGGCAAGTTTCTGGCGGCGCCGGGACTGAGGCTTGGGGGGATTCTGGGGAGGGTTAGGGGGGCGTTAAAAGCCCCGTGGAGGGTGAACTCCATAGCGGACTACGCCGTTTTTCACCTCGGGGCCAGCGCCATGAGGCGGCATCGAGAGGCCACGGTTAAATATGTCGCAGAGGAGTCCCCGAGAGTCCAGAGAGAGTTGGGCAAATGCGCCTCAGTAGTGCCGTCGCCAGTCCACTTCTTTATAGTCAAGGGCCCTATGCCGCAGGGAGTGAAGGTTAGGCCTTTAACCACCCACGGAATTGAGGGGGCGTACAGAGTCTCTATTAAAACTAGGGAGTTAAACGACGTCCTCATCAAAGCTGTGTGCCGTGAGGTGTCTTAAGTCCCTCCTGGCGTTTTTCACTGCATTTCCCATAGGCGGCGCCGAGCTGAGTTTTAAATGCGTCTGGGCGCTTCCGTATGTGGCGGCGCCTATAATTGCGGCTATTCCCACAACGCTGTTATACCTCGGGGCAAGCCCGGCAATTGCCTACATCGCCCTACTAGCCGCCACGGGTCTCCACCATTTAGACGGGCTTGCAGATGTAGGGGACGCATTGCTAGTTAGAGACAGAGAGGCGGCCCGGAGGGTGCTGGAAGACCCCAGGCGGGGGACTGGAGGCATATTTGCCGTGACAGCCGTTGTGGTCACAACGGCGGCTCATCTCCACAGCCCCCTTCAATTACTCCTAGGCGAGGTGTTCTCCAAGTCTACCGCGTTATTATTCGCCGGGTTCAGCAAGAGCTTTAAGCCAGGCCTTGGAGAGGCTTTCACCGAGGCGGCTAAACGGCAGTGGCCTGCGGCTCTGCCAGCTCTGGCAGTCCTCGCCTATTTAGCCCCCGTGACAACAGCCGTGTCTCTCGCCACGTCAGCCCTACTCTACCAATTGGCGTATAGACATTTAGGAGGCGCCAACGGCGACGTCTACGGCTATTTGTTGGAAGTTTCTAGATCGGCGTTTGTAATTTGGTCGGCATATGTGCCTGTGCCGACGGCTTTCTGAGGCCTGTATAGCAGTCGCCATAAGCGCTGCGCTTCTCGCCGCAAAGCCCGGGTGTTTATTTTCGCGGGCCTTCTGCCCAGACCCCCTGGCACTGGCGGTGGCACTGGCCCTCGAGGCTTTAGACAGGCCAAGGCTGTGGAGAGGACATTTAGTCACAAACCTAATACCGCCGCAGATACACCCCGTTTCTCTAGTATTTAAAACGGGAGCTAGGCTAATAGGCAGAGGCGGGTTGCTGAGGGGCGTGTTGGTGCTAATAACGACCTCACTTCCTTTAACCGCCGCGGCAGTTCTTTACGGATTGGCGAGAGGGGACGGGATATTGTGGAGCGTATTAGAGGGGTATCTGCTCAAACTCTCCTTTTCTATTACCCACATCACATACGGGTGCTTGATGGGATATGACGGCGGGATAGCGTGCGCCGTAGTGAAGGAGTTCGTCCGCAGAGACTTATCTGGATGCGAAAAAGGCCTCGTCAACAGCGCCTGTATAGAAACCGCGGCGGAGAGCCTTGTTGACTCATTCGCCTCCACGCTTTTTTGGTACGGCCTCCTCGGGCTGCCGGGGGCTTGGCTTCAACGCTCTGTCAACACCGCGGACGGGCTCGTGGGCTTTAGACAATACGGCCCGCTTGGCCTCCCCTCCGCCCTCGCGGACACTCTCATGAACTTCTTGCCGGCGCGGCTCACGTCCTTTTTTCTGCTGGGCGTGGGCGGGTTACGCGCGCCTCACGCGCTGTGTCGTATGGAGAGAGTGGAGAGTATTAACGCCCGGTGGCCACTAGCCTCTATCGCCGTAGTTCTCGCAGTTAAGCTAGAAAAAGCGGGCTACTATAGTATAGAGGGAGGGGGTTATCCCCAAGACATTGACGTTTACAACGCCTTGAGACTTGTAAATAACACAGCTCTGGCAATAGCCACATTCACAATACTAGCAGTGTTGTAGCGTTATGCATACCCCCGCCGGCATTAACTCAAGCTTTTTCTATGCCCAGTAGATGTTGGGTATGAGATTTAAAGGAATTTGGCGGATTTTACGACTCAGAGGTTAGAGGAGTAAGTAGTGAAAACAGCGATGTTGTCGCAGTGGAGAGGAATTGAAAGAGCACTGCCAAAAGTATTTATTAGGACACGTATATGTAGATGTGGAATACTTAGCCCTGCCAGTCTCTGTGGCGGAGAGACTGCGCAAGAACGTCCCCTATTCCTCCCGGGCTCCCCAGGGACAGGGCTCCGCGCTCACTCCTCCCGCGGAGGGGCCGCCCGGGGAGCCCGGGAGGGAAGGGGACATTTAGAAAGGAGTAGGTAATTCATTAAATTAAACGACGGCTTTTTAAAAAACAGCCATCTGGGAGGCATGGCCAAACAAAAACTAAAGTTCTACGACATAAAAGCGAAACAGTCCTTCGAAACGGACAAATACGAGGTCATTGAGAAAGAGACGGCCCGCGGGCCGATGTTATTTGCAGTGGCAACCTCGCCGTACACTGGCATAAAGGTGTACAGACTGTTAGGCAAGAAGAAATAAACCCCTGCCTTTTTTCTCTCCGTGATAGACCAAGTTTTGAGCTCTCCCACTAAGATAAAAATCCTCATTGTCCTGTGGAAATTTGGAGAAATGAACATAACAGAGCTCGTGAGGCGCGTCGGCGCGTCGCACAGAGCCACAGTACAGCAACTAAGACAATTAATTGAACACGGAGTTGTGGAGGCGAGACAGATAGGCAGAATGAGGCTGTACAGACTGCCCAACGACGAGGCGGTGCAAAAACTCGCCGAAGCCCTGGCAAGGGCGGACGAGTGGCTGGCCTCAAGCAAAGCCCAGAGACTGGCGTAGACAACTGCCAGGCCCGGGGGAGCGGGGCGCAAGGCGGCTACCCCCCGCATGCGGCAGAGGCGTTTAAAATCAGCTCTAGCAAAACCCCCTCGTTGTCAGGCAAGCCCCTGTGTGCAACTCCGCACACCTCAATTACAACGTCGTCGCAAACCCCGTAAACAGCCTCTGCATGTATCCCCCACTCCTCTAAAACCTCCCTGATATACCGCAGCCACTCCCTCAATGTATACACGTAATATTCAGGCCCGCAGACGGATACTCTCACGGGCCGCACAGAGGCATAAAGCCGCGGAGTTAAAAAACACTGGCCCGCTGTTTTGTTAAAATTATAGAGACACCCTCCTGCCCCTCATTAACGGTCTGCCGAAGTCAAACCTCTCCTCCCGCCACGGATCCCCATTGAGGGAGTAGCCCTGCGCCTCCCAGTAGCCCGGCACGGGCTCCTCCACTACCTCCAAAGCCCCGAAGTATTTAACGCTCTTCCACGCGTAGCGGGTAGGCACCACCAGCCTCGCCGGCGCGCCGTGTTTTCTGGGGAGCCTCTCGCCGTTCATTGCCCACGCGATAATTGACGTCTCCTCCATTAACGCCTCTATTGGCAAAGAGGCCGAGTAGCCGTCTATACCCCAGGCCAAGGCGAAGGGACCGTAGGGCCTGGCCTCCTCCAGCAAAACCCTAGTCTGCACGCCCCTCCACACCACTCTCTCCACCGACCAGCCAGTGACGCAGTGAAAGGGGGCGATTAAGTCCACACACGGGTATTTAGAGGCGAGATCCTTCAAGGGGATTTCAAGAGGGCGCTCCACTCTTCCCACAATTCTAACGACGTGTTCCTCAAATTTCACCTCCGGCGGGTCAAAGACATCGTAAATAACAAAACGATGCGCCTTGACTTGATTGGGAGGCCAGGGCAGGTCCACGCGGATCTCCCTACACTCCATAAATGTCTGCACGAATGTACTTAATAAATCCGCAGAGGGGCCGGGCCTGCGTCGTCCAGATCCGCCGGCGATTGGCGTCGGCTAGAGTTGTAAGGCCGCGTTCAATTTTCGCCTCAGCTGTTATAAGGCGTCTTACAGCTGGTCAGTCCAAGCCACTTGCCCCCTTAACGCCTCAGCCATTTTTTAACAACGCCGCTCGCCGCCATTGCCCCCACCCTTGTTCTATACCTGAAAGAGACACGTCCGGGTCTGGACCGCGGGAGTGATAATCGTGTAAGTTAAGCGCCCTCTCCGTCCGTGCGAACAAGCTGTCATTCCTCTAACATTTGCGATAGGGATTTCATTTTAGTGGTGGTCACTCTCGGCAGTGCCCTTTCGGCGAGCCAGCGCCTTTCTTCTTCAATTGGCGATATTCAACACAGTCCAGCCTCAGCAAAGCCCGCCAAACTTGAAATACCAGCGGCATTTCTAGTGAGACCTTGGCTTACCAGGGACAGCCCGCCTCAAGTTGAAAATCCCTGCTGTTGTGAATGATTTGTAGCATAGACACATGCTTCCTCATTGACTGGGCTTTGTACAGCAAGATTTATTATTCAAGGCCTTCGACATGTGTTACATAATAGAGGAGGTGCTGGAGGAGGTACGTTCAGACAAAACTGTTGAATTCGTGGCAGAGGGCTTGGCGAGGGGGTTCTTCGCCATATACCCCTTCCGCAGGGAACTGGAGCCGTTAGTCAGAGAAATAATCATTATCTCAGACCCTAGAATTCGGAGGCTGGAACCGCCTGAGGCATACGCAATAGCAATTGGATATAAAGAGGGCGCGGTTGTTTTAACAGAAAAAAGGCGCACTTGCTTTATAAATATGTTGACAAGTTTAAAAACGTCAAAATGTGGAGGAGCTACGAGCTCCTAGCCCACCTGGCGGAGAAAGGGTTAATAAACCTAGAAGAAGAACTCCCAAGATATGAGAGACTGGACACAGATTCCCTAGAGCGCGACGTCAGGGCCCGTGAGGCCGACTGGGAGGAGATAGAAAAGCTACCGCCTAAATTAAAAGCCGCAGTAAAGCTGTATATTGAAACCGGCGACATCAGGCTGGCCCAGAAGCTATCGGGGCTACCCCTAGAGGACTTCGTTCAACTCCTAAGGAGAGTCAAAGTGCCGCCCTTTGTTACAGTGATAGAGTAAAGATAGCTTGCGCAACAACTCCGAGCCGCAACTTTAACGCGAATGGCCTGGCGAGTTGTCCGCGCGTTGTGGCTGAAATGTATAAAAAGAAAACAGGTTAGTAGCAGTATGATTGTAAAAAATGTCTACGACAATATCGCCACAAATGCCGTCGAGACCGGCCAGAGAATTTATATCATCTCAACCGCCGCTGCGTATTACGACACGTCGGTAGAGGTAATCTCCGTGAGGATTAGAAACGGCGAGCCTAAATACGTCGTGGAGGGGAGCGGAAACTTCGTCATATTCGCCGACGACGACGGGATTTGGGCCGTGGACCTAGAGGTGAAGAGGTGGAGGGGGGACTATAAAAAGGTGGTGGAGGCCCTCAGAAAAGCCCGCGTGGAGGTGTGGTAACGCCCCTGGAGGTAAAAATTGTGGAGACCGAGCCAGGAAGGATAGAACTCCCGGAGTTTGACATCTCTATAACATATAGCATCACCAGCGTCAAGGCGGCTAAAATAGGCGGTGGGTACTTCATAGCGACTACTATAGACATAACAGCGAGATTTATAAAGCCGGCGGGATGGGCCTTTGGCGTCTGCGCCCCCGGCAACGTCCCCTACAAGCCCGTGCAATTTACCGCCTTTAAGCCCGCCCACGCAGTAATTGAGGCGGACGGAAAGATCTTCGACATTTACGTAGAGCCAATCGCCGTCATGGTGGCAGACGGGTTCATAACACCGCTAGGCGAGCCCTGCGTCGCCTTGTCAACAGCAACGGGATGGACTGTCAGACAACATACTCAAAACACGCATTAGAAAAACACAGGAAAGACGTCGTGAAATACGCCGGGCTTGAAGCGCTGGATATAATACTCCAAAAGGCGCCTTTAGTATACAGCCGCGGCAATCCGGACGAAGTGCCTGAAAGGCTCAGGGGAATTGAAATAGAGCGGAGAAGGACGACTGTAAAATACCGATGTAAGACGTTGCGCGTGGTAATCGCAAAAACAATAAAGTGTTTTACAATAGTAACTATCTTCCCCGATCCCGAGAAACAGCCGGATCTTGAACTATGAGAAGTGTAGAAAAATCGTCACATGCCGCTTTACGCCTTGATGGCCTCCGCGTTGCGGATCCAATTCAACCCCCCCCCCCCCCCCTTCCGGCAGATGCCATCCCGAATGGCGCGATTTTCCTTAGTACGCCAAAGCAATAGAGGGGTGGCAAGCAGGAGCCGTAGGAAGGTTGAAGAGGCGGTGAACATATAGGGGCAATACGACGGAGACGAAGAAAGGAGACCTCTGGCTTATTTAACGCTTAACGGGTCTGCGCCGATAGGCTCACGGCACAGCTACTCTGTTTTAAACTTGGCACCGCTAACCTCGATAAATGCCTACAGCCGCTCCTTCTTTGCCATTGGCTCTAAAACAATGCATAATCCACAGAAACCCAACTAAAAGAAATTTACGGCGGACAAGACCGATTTGAAATTCTACAAGCGCCGCATGATGCCATCTGACAAACTATGAAACACCTTCCCAGAGTTTTCAAAAGACTCCACGCGATCAGCGAGCTAATAGCGATCTTCAAAAAAGACTTAAAAACCAGCTCGCATCTCGCTTTATGCTCCTGACGGCGGGGTTTGTGCCTTCGCTTTTGTCGCTTTCGGCGCTTAAAAGCCGCGCGTTGAGGAAGGGAGTTTGGTTTAGACTTGACCCCGCCGCCAGGGCGCTAGTAGACGCAACTCTCCTCTACCTCAAGAGAGGCGGGGTGATTAAATCCCCCGCCTTAATAAACGCCTTGAGGGCAGTGGCCGAGAGGATAATGGCAATGACGAGTCCCCTACGGGTATTGGCGAGGGCAGTGGGCATGGCCATTGCCCGCGCGAGGGGAATTCAAGCAGACGAGGAGAGAGCTGTGGCGCTCGGCCTACAGTGGATAAACACCCCCAAGAGGTACAAAAACTTTGCATTAGTTGAGCCATAAACACGGATTTGCAGGCGACGTGTTTCAAACAGCGTGTAGCCAAGGCGGTTCAACCAAGCACCACGGAGTGTAGACGCCATCGCGGATGGCCGTTGGCAAAGGCGGCGTGGCGCGGTTAGAGAATACCTAAAGAGCCGCTACGGTGAGACGCCCAGAAGGGCAGTTGCCCAAGCCTTAAAGTACGCCCACGGGGCCATAGCGTATGAGTGGCGGGTACTACGCCTCGCCGCGGATACACGGCTCCAAGGTGCTGTTGGCGAGACTCAGGTATCTACTCGCCGCGGCGTTAATTAGCCGTTTTGTGGCAGAAAGCCGAGACGCCCTCGATCTGCTGGAGGAGAGCTACGCCATGGCCAGATCCGGGGCGGCCTCATACGGCAAGAGGCGAGGCGTGCGTGGAGACCGCCAAGAAGGCGCTCGAGACGCTTAAAGGTGTTGAACGGGCGCTGGGCTAGGTACGCGTTGGAGAGATTCTCCCTCCTCAAGAGGTGGAGGGAGCTAGCCGCGATTATCGCGAGGGCGTGTAGGGAGGTGGCGGGCGACTGCGAGGTGTACGTCGTCGGCGGGGCGGTCGAGGACAGGCTGACGGTGCTGAGCGATATAGACGTGGTCGCGATGGTGGAGGACCCCGCGCTGAGGACAATTGACGTCGTTATAGCGGTGAAGAGAAGGGCCGAGGAGCTGGGGCTACCCGAGGACGCCCCTATCGACCTGAAGATCTTCACCCCCAGGAATTCCAAGAACTCTTGGAACGCGGCGTTTATAAAAAAGCCGTCAGGATAGAGCCGTGAGGATTAAGCTGACCTTCGTGCCGGGGCTGGAGGTGGAGTTCGTCGACAGGGAGATGTCGCTTAAGAAGATGGAGGAGTGGGCTAGGGAGAGCACTAGGCATCCCCAAGTCGTATTCGGCCCAGAGGGCTGTGGTAAAACCGCTTGGCTAAGGCAGTCGGCCGTTCTGCTTAAGGAGCTCGGCTTCCACGTCATTTACGTCGATCCTTTGCGGAAGTACTTCGAAGCGTATACAGACGTGAAGGAGGTGGCTAGGCGTCTGGCAGACGCCGCAGCTGGCGTGCTGGGAAATGCAAGGGCGTGGCTCGCTACCCTCGCCATCGATCTCACCAAGCTCTTGATAGAGAGGATGAAAAAGAAAGTCGCCGTGCTCGTAGACGACGTTTTCCAAGCAATAGGCCTCAATGAGGCGGCGCTCTATGTCAAGGCCCTCCTCGGCCTTATAGAGTACCCGCCGAGGAGCATAGACGCCATTGTCGCCGTCGTGGCCACGAGCGAGGGAGTGACGAGGAGGGAGATCGGGCGGCACAGGTGGGCCCACCTAACGCCGATGTGGAACATGCCCCGCGACGGCTTTCGCCAGCTCTACGACAAATTGCCGGGGGAAAAGCCGCCGTTTGAAAAAGTGTGGAGGGCGACGGGCGGGAACCCCAACCTCCTCGCCGAGTTGTATAAGGCTAGGTGGGATGCCGACAGCGTTGTTAAGGAGCTGTTAAGAGAAAAAAGGATAAAAGCCTTCGTCAACTCGCTGAGCGATGCGGAGAGGGAGCTTCTGAGGCGCGCCCTCGACGACCCCGACGCCTTGTTCACCAGAGAGGGCATCCCGTTGATGGATAAGCTCGTCGACATGAACCTTCTAGTCGACACCCTGCCCGAGCGCG
It encodes the following:
- a CDS encoding aminotransferase class I/II-fold pyridoxal phosphate-dependent enzyme is translated as MPILTGVIAVCAAMHGGSSWADPPVPDFSDNSNPLGPPRELIRLVKEAVERMAYLKFPANLVEEALSEYEGVEVTAFNGATEALTVLLASLRPRRVLIEWPNYTDYGRIAELIGAEYVYVDNFNSAGPGDVVIISNPNNPTGRLRKREEVLDLAGQLERRGAVLVVDESFIDFTSEPSAAPDVLVVKSYGKFLAAPGLRLGGILGRVRGALKAPWRVNSIADYAVFHLGASAMRRHREATVKYVAEESPRVQRELGKCASVVPSPVHFFIVKGPMPQGVKVRPLTTHGIEGAYRVSIKTRELNDVLIKAVCREVS
- a CDS encoding adenosylcobinamide-GDP ribazoletransferase; the protein is MRCLKSLLAFFTAFPIGGAELSFKCVWALPYVAAPIIAAIPTTLLYLGASPAIAYIALLAATGLHHLDGLADVGDALLVRDREAARRVLEDPRRGTGGIFAVTAVVVTTAAHLHSPLQLLLGEVFSKSTALLFAGFSKSFKPGLGEAFTEAAKRQWPAALPALAVLAYLAPVTTAVSLATSALLYQLAYRHLGGANGDVYGYLLEVSRSAFVIWSAYVPVPTAF
- a CDS encoding CobD/CbiB family cobalamin biosynthesis protein, which encodes MCLCRRLSEACIAVAISAALLAAKPGCLFSRAFCPDPLALAVALALEALDRPRLWRGHLVTNLIPPQIHPVSLVFKTGARLIGRGGLLRGVLVLITTSLPLTAAAVLYGLARGDGILWSVLEGYLLKLSFSITHITYGCLMGYDGGIACAVVKEFVRRDLSGCEKGLVNSACIETAAESLVDSFASTLFWYGLLGLPGAWLQRSVNTADGLVGFRQYGPLGLPSALADTLMNFLPARLTSFFLLGVGGLRAPHALCRMERVESINARWPLASIAVVLAVKLEKAGYYSIEGGGYPQDIDVYNALRLVNNTALAIATFTILAVL
- the cc1 gene encoding DNA-binding protein CC1, whose translation is MAKQKLKFYDIKAKQSFETDKYEVIEKETARGPMLFAVATSPYTGIKVYRLLGKKK
- a CDS encoding ArsR/SmtB family transcription factor, yielding MIDQVLSSPTKIKILIVLWKFGEMNITELVRRVGASHRATVQQLRQLIEHGVVEARQIGRMRLYRLPNDEAVQKLAEALARADEWLASSKAQRLA
- a CDS encoding sulfite oxidase-like oxidoreductase, which produces MECREIRVDLPWPPNQVKAHRFVIYDVFDPPEVKFEEHVVRIVGRVERPLEIPLKDLASKYPCVDLIAPFHCVTGWSVERVVWRGVQTRVLLEEARPYGPFALAWGIDGYSASLPIEALMEETSIIAWAMNGERLPRKHGAPARLVVPTRYAWKSVKYFGALEVVEEPVPGYWEAQGYSLNGDPWREERFDFGRPLMRGRRVSL
- a CDS encoding nucleotidyltransferase domain-containing protein, with the protein product MERFSLLKRWRELAAIIARACREVAGDCEVYVVGGAVEDRLTVLSDIDVVAMVEDPALRTIDVVIAVKRRAEELGLPEDAPIDLKIFTPRNSKNSWNAAFIKKPSG
- a CDS encoding ATP-binding protein encodes the protein MSLKKMEEWARESTRHPQVVFGPEGCGKTAWLRQSAVLLKELGFHVIYVDPLRKYFEAYTDVKEVARRLADAAAGVLGNARAWLATLAIDLTKLLIERMKKKVAVLVDDVFQAIGLNEAALYVKALLGLIEYPPRSIDAIVAVVATSEGVTRREIGRHRWAHLTPMWNMPRDGFRQLYDKLPGEKPPFEKVWRATGGNPNLLAELYKARWDADSVVKELLREKRIKAFVNSLSDAERELLRRALDDPDALFTREGIPLMDKLVDMNLLVDTLPERDPRFWAGEPPPEKDLGLGIGKDVAWQTPLHREAVRRALEGS